The following proteins are co-located in the Palaemon carinicauda isolate YSFRI2023 chromosome 30, ASM3689809v2, whole genome shotgun sequence genome:
- the LOC137623729 gene encoding pro-resilin-like isoform X2, which translates to MISKVALVVLGLVALVAADSFERYAPPRRYSSGSSESFESSEAQYNFNWAVNHAPSRNDFGHQEARDGDNTQGSYYVQLPDGRLQKVAFHVDGDDGYIADVTYSGEAQFPDSNSASFESREAPRYFYGSGSNESK; encoded by the exons ATGATTTCCAAG GTAGCTCTGGTTGTTTTGGGTTTGGTTGCCCTAGTTGCAGCTGACAGCTTCGAAAGATATGCTCCACCAAGAAGG TATTCCTCTGGTTCCTCCGAATCCTTCGAGTCCAGCGAGGCCCAATACAACTTCAACTGGGCTGTCAACCACGCCCCCTCCCGTaacgacttcggccaccaggaagcccgtgatggagacaacactcagggatcctactacgtccagctccccgacggtcgcctgcagaaggtaGCCTTCCACGTCGATGGTGACGATGGATACATCGCTGACGTCACCTACTCCGGTGAGGCTCAGTTCCCCGACTCCAACTCCGCCTCTTTCGAGTCTCGTGAAGCTCCCAGATACTTCTACGGTTCTGGTTCCAACGAATCCAAGTAA
- the LOC137623873 gene encoding pro-resilin-like, with amino-acid sequence IPLLFQVALVVLGLVALVAADSFERYAPPRRYSSGSSESFESSEAQYNFNWAVNHAPSRNDFGHQEARDGDNTQGSYYVQLPDGRLQKVAFHVDGDDGYIADVTYSGEAQFPDSNSASFESREAPRYFYGSGSNESK; translated from the exons ATTCCTCTGCTCTTTCAGGTAGCTCTGGTTGTTTTGGGTTTGGTTGCCCTAGTTGCAGCTGACAGCTTCGAAAGATATGCTCCTCCGAGAAGG TATTCCTCCGGATCCTCCGAGTCCTTCGAGTCCAGCGAGGCTCAGTACAACTTCAACTGGGCTGTCAACCACGCCCCCTCCCGCAACGACTTTggacaccaggaagcccgtgatggagacaacactcagggatcctactacgtccagctccccgacggtcgcctgcagaaggtaGCCTTCCACGTCGATGGTGACGATGGATACATCGCTGACGTCACCTACTCCGGTGAGGCTCAGTTCCCCGACTCCAACTCCGCCTCTTTCGAGTCCCGTGAAGCTCCCAGATACTTCTACGGTTCTGGTTCCAACGAATCCAAGTAA
- the LOC137623729 gene encoding pro-resilin-like isoform X1, with the protein MISKVALVVLGLVALVAADSFERYAPPRRYSSGSSESFESSEAQYNFNWAVNHAPSRNDFGHQEARDGDNTQGSYYVQLPDGRLQKVAFHVDGDDGYIADVTYSGEAQFPDSNSASFESREAPRYFYGSGSNESK; encoded by the exons atgaTTTCCAAG GTAGCTCTGGTTGTTTTGGGTTTGGTTGCCCTAGTTGCAGCTGACAGCTTCGAAAGATATGCTCCTCCAAGAAGG TATTCCTCTGGTTCCTCCGAATCCTTCGAGTCCAGCGAGGCCCAATACAACTTCAACTGGGCTGTCAACCACGCCCCCTCCCGTaacgacttcggccaccaggaagcccgtgatggagacaacactcagggatcctactacgtccagctccccgacggtcgcctgcagaaggtaGCCTTCCACGTCGATGGTGACGATGGATACATCGCTGACGTCACCTACTCCGGTGAGGCTCAGTTCCCCGACTCCAACTCCGCCTCTTTCGAGTCTCGTGAAGCTCCCAGATACTTCTACGGTTCTGGTTCCAACGAATCCAAGTAA
- the LOC137623731 gene encoding pro-resilin-like, translating into MISKVALVVLGLVALVAADSFERYAPPRRYSSGSSESFESSEAQYNFNWAVNHAPSRNDFGHQEARDGDNTQGSYYVQLPDGRLQKVAFHVDGDDGYIADVTYSGEAQFPDSNSASFESREAPRYFYGSGSNESK; encoded by the exons ATGATTTCCAAG GTAGCTCTGGTTGTTTTGGGTTTGGTTGCCCTAGTTGCAGCTGACAGCTTCGAAAGATATGCTCCTCCAAGAAGG TATTCTTCTGGCTCCTCCGAATCCTTCGAGTCCAGCGAGGCCCAATACAACTTCAACTGGGCTGTCAACCACGCCCCCTCCCGCAACGACTTCggacaccaggaagcccgtgatggagacaacactcagggatcctactacgtccagctccccgacggtcgcctgcagaaggtaGCCTTCCACGTCGACGGTGACGATGGATACATCGCTGACGTCACCTACTCCGGTGAGGCTCAGTTCCCCGACTCCAACTCCGCCTCTTTCGAGTCTCGTGAAGCTCCCAGATACTTCTACGGCTCTGGTTCCAACGAATCCAAGTAA
- the LOC137623732 gene encoding pro-resilin-like isoform X1 encodes MISKVALVVLGLVALVAADSFERYAPPRRYSSGSSESFESSEAQYNFNWAVNHAPSRNDFGHQEARDGDNTQGSYYVQLPDGRLQKVAFHVDGDDGYIADVTYSGEAQFPDSNSASFESREAPRYFYGSGSNESK; translated from the exons ATGATTTCCAAG GTAGCTCTGGTTGTTTTGGGTTTGGTTGCCCTAGTTGCAGCTGACAGCTTCGAAAGATATGCTCCTCCAAGAAGG TATTCCTCCGGATCCTCCGAGTCCTTCGAGTCCAGCGAGGCTCAGTACAACTTCAACTGGGCTGTCAACCACGCCCCCTCTCGCAACGACTTCggacaccaggaagcccgtgatggagacaacactcagggatcctactacgtccagctccccgacggtcgcctgcagaaggtaGCCTTCCACGTCGATGGTGACGATGGATACATCGCTGACGTCACCTACTCCGGTGAGGCTCAGTTCCCCGACTCCAACTCCGCCTCTTTCGAGTCTCGTGAAGCTCCCAGATACTTCTACGGTTCTGGTTCCAACGAATCCAAGTAA
- the LOC137623730 gene encoding pro-resilin-like, which translates to MISKVALVVLGLVALVAADSFERYAPPRRYSSGSSESFESSEAQYNFNWAVNHAPSRNDFGHQEARDGDNTQGSYYVQLPDGRLQKVAFHVDGDDGYIADVTYSGEAQFPDSNSASFESREAPRYYYGSGSNESK; encoded by the exons ATGATTTCCAAG GTAGCTCTGGTTGTTTTGGGTTTGGTTGCCCTAGTTGCAGCTGACAGCTTCGAAAGATATGCTCCTCCAAGAAGG TATTCCTCTGGATCCTCCGAGTCCTTCGAGTCCAGCGAGGCTCAGTACAACTTCAACTGGGCTGTCAACCACGCCCCCTCCCGCAACGACTTCggacaccaggaagcccgtgatggagacaacactcagggatcctattacgtccagctccccgacggtcgcctgcagaaggtaGCCTTCCACGTTGATGGTGACGATGGATACATCGCTGACGTCACCTACTCCGGTGAGGCTCAGTTCCCCGACTCCAACTCCGCCTCTTTCGAGTCCCGTGAAGCTCCCAGATACTACTACGGTTCTGGTTCCAACGAATCCAAGTAA
- the LOC137623472 gene encoding pro-resilin-like: protein MRTDSSRDIIVNIMISKLFQVALVVLGLVALVAADSFERYAPPRRYSSGSSESFESSEAQYNFNWAVNHAPSRNDFGHQEARDGDNTQGSYYVQLPDGRLQKVAFHVDGDDGYIADVTYSGEAQFPDSNSASFESREAPRYFYGSGSNESK, encoded by the exons ATGAGAACAGACTCGTCTCGAGACATCATCGTAAACATCATGATTTCCAAG TTATTCCAGGTAGCTCTGGTAGTTTTGGGTTTGGTTGCCCTAGTTGCAGCCGACAGCTTCGAAAGATATGCTCCTCCAAGAAGG TATTCCTCTGGATCCTCCGAGTCCTTCGAGTCCAGCGAGGCTCAGTACAACTTCAACTGGGCTGTCAACCACGCCCCCTCCCGCAACGACTTCggacaccaggaagcccgtgatggagacaacactcagggatcctactacgtccagctccccgacggtcgcctgcagaaggtaGCCTTCCACGTCGATGGTGACGATGGATACATCGCTGACGTCACCTACTCCGGTGAGGCTCAGTTCCCCGACTCCAACTCCGCCTCTTTCGAGTCCCGTGAAGCTCCCAGATACTTCTACGGTTCTGGTTCCAACGAATCCAAGTAA